In Vicia villosa cultivar HV-30 ecotype Madison, WI unplaced genomic scaffold, Vvil1.0 ctg.002741F_1_1, whole genome shotgun sequence, a genomic segment contains:
- the LOC131639694 gene encoding glutamate decarboxylase-like isoform X1, producing MVISTTVKHPDEHSESIDCTFASRYVREPVPKFKLSENSIPKDAAYQIINDELMLDGKPRLNLASFVTTWMEPECDKLIMDSLNKNYVDMDEYPVTTELQNRCVNIIAHLFHAPIGAEETAVGVGTVGSSEAIMLAGLAFKRKWQTKRKSEGKPYDKPNIVTGANVQVCWEKFARYFEVELKEVKLTEGYYVMDPLKAVEMVDENTICVAAILGSTLTGEFEDVKLLNELLTIKNKETGWDTPIHVDAASGGFVAPFLYPDLLWDFRLPLVKSINVSGHKYGLVYPGIGWVVWRNQDDLPADLVFHINYLGSDQPTFTLNFSKGSSQIIAQYYQFIRLGFEGYKNVMINCLANTRILKEGIEKTGKFKIVSKDVGVPLVAFSLKDSSRHTVFEIADHLRKYGWIVPAYTMPADAQHIAVLRVVIREDFSRSLAERLVSDICKVVTLLETLPSTIASKDAHVAVIANETSQEVKKDITETQAEIARYWKKIAKGKRVGTC from the exons ATGGTTATCTCCACCACTGTCAAACATCCAGATGAACATAGTGAGAGCATAGACTGTACTTTTGCTTCTAGATACGTGCGTGAACCAGTTCCAAA GTTCAAGTTGTCAGAGAATTCTATACCAAAAGATGCAGCATATCAGATAATAAATGATGAGTTGATGTTAGATGGGAAACCAAGGCTGAACTTGGCTTCATTTGTGACTACTTGGATGGAACCTGAGTGTGATAAGCTTATCATGGATTCACTTAACAAGAACTATGTTGACATGGATGAGTATCCTGTCACCACTGAGCTTCAG AACCGGTGTGTGAATATAATAGCGCATCTCTTCCATGCTCCTATCGGTGCAGAAGAAACAGCAGTAGGTGTTGGAACTGTAGGATCATCAGAGGCAATAATGTTAGCTGGTTTAGCTTTTAAAAGGAAATGGCAAACTAAGAGAAAATCAGAAGGCAAACCCTATGACAAGCCCAACATTGTTACCGGGGCTAATGTGCAG GTTTGTTGGGAAAAATTTGCTAGGTACTTTGAGGTTGAACTAAAAGAAGTGAAACTCACAGAGGGATACTATGTGATGGATCCATTGAAAGCAGTTGAGATGGTAGATGAGAACACTATCTGTGTTGCAGCCATTTTGGGCTCAACCCTGACCGGTGAGTTTGAGGATGTGAAGCTTCTTAACGAACTTCTTACTATAAAGAACAAAGAGACGGGATGGGATACACCGATTCATGTCGATGCTGCAAGTGGTGGTTTTGTTGCTCCGTTTCTCTACCCTGATCTGCTATGGGATTTCCGCTTGCCGTTGGTGAAAAGTATCAATGTTAGTGGTCACAAGTATGGTCTTGTTTACCCTGGTATTGGTTGGGTTGTCTGGAGAAATCAAGATGACTTGCCGGCTGATCTTGTTTTTCATATCAATTATCTTGGATCTGATCAACCAACTTTCACATTGAATTTCTCCAAGG GATCGAGTCAAATCATTGCTCAATACTACCAATTCATACGACTTGGATTCGAG GGCTACAAAAATGTGATGATAAATTGCTTGGCGAACACAAGAATTCTGAAAGAAGGAATTGAGAAAACTGGAAAGTTTAAGATTGTGTCCAAGGACGTCGGCGTGCCACTTGTAGCCTTCTCCTTGAAAGACAGTAGCCGACACACGGTATTCGAGATAGCAGACCATTTGAGAAAATACGGGTGGATAGTTCCGGCCTACACAATGCCTGCGGACGCGCAACACATAGCCGTCCTCCGTGTTGTGATCAGGGAGGATTTTAGCCGCAGCTTGGCTGAGAGACTTGTTTCTGATATTTGCAAAGTTGTGACTCTCTTGGAGACACTTCCAAGTACTATCGCCTCGAAAGATGCTCATGTCGCAGTTATCGCGAATGAGACGAGCCAGGAGGTTAAGAAAGATATTACAGAGACTCAAGCCGAGATTGCACGTTATTGGAAGAAGATTGCTAAAGGAAAGAGAGTTGGAACATGCTAG